DNA from Leptospira yasudae:
AATATTGAAACCAAAGAATGGGAACGAACGAAAGGATCAGAATCAAACGAACGCTTCCCACTCGAACGAATTCGAAGTTCATTTCGAGTGCAGCTTTCCGATCGTATAGAGAATTTTCCAACCCGCTCGGATGGAACCGGAGATCGTTCCGCTTACTTTGGAAACTCCGATTCTTTTTTTATAACTGACGGGGACTTCGACGCAGCGCAAACCCAACTTAGCCGCCTTTATCTGCATTTCGACAGTCCAACCGAAATTCCGATCCTGCATATTCAATTTTTTTAAAATATCCGAGCGTATGACTCGAAAAGGACCGAGGTCCGTAAATTTCATACCGTATAGAATTCGAATGAGAGTCGTAGCCAAACGATTTCCGAAACGTTGAACCGGCATCAAAGATCCTTTTTGGGAATTTCCTAAAACCCTCGAACCGATCACAAGATCCGCGTTGTGATCGAGCAGGGCCTGCGTTAAAAGAATCAGTTCGCTCGGCGAGTCCGAGTAATCCGCGTCGACGAACGCGATCAAGTCGGGAAGAGAAGGCGAGTTGAAAATTCTTTCCAAACCTTTCCAACACGCCGCTCCGTACCCTCTTTGTGATTCCTGCAAAACCACAGCGCCGTTTGAAGCGGCGGCATTTTTCGTATCGTCGATCGAACCGTTGTCCACCACGATGATTTCTCGGAGGTTCAAACCCGGAATCGAACGCAGATCCTTTAAAACGAACGGAATCGATTTTTCTTCGTTGAGAGCGGGGATGACGACGCTGACCGACGGGGAACTCACAGTTTGCCTTGTTTAGAAAGTCGGAATAGAGTTTCCCGGGTGGAAAGTTCTGTCTTTCCCGAATTCAGATCGGTTTTCGATTCGTAGAACAGATTCGCGAACGGATAAAACGATTCGATTTTGTTCAGCTTGGCGGCGATCTCCGGAGAAGCTTTTTTTGCGTTCTTTCTCATGTGTTCCGAATTCTCTTTTGTTAAACGAACATGTTTGATTCGAACGATTCCGAAACGAGCATTTCTGTTCGGATCAAACTTGAGGAGAAGTTCGATCTTCCTTTTTTCTCCCGAACGAATCCGGTTGTCTGCCACGAGTTTCGCTTCCGGATACCATTCCCAAGTTTGGCCGATTCGAACGGTTTCCGTCGCTATCTCCAAACCGACTTCGTTTAACAA
Protein-coding regions in this window:
- a CDS encoding glycosyltransferase family 2 protein — protein: MSSPSVSVVIPALNEEKSIPFVLKDLRSIPGLNLREIIVVDNGSIDDTKNAAASNGAVVLQESQRGYGAACWKGLERIFNSPSLPDLIAFVDADYSDSPSELILLTQALLDHNADLVIGSRVLGNSQKGSLMPVQRFGNRLATTLIRILYGMKFTDLGPFRVIRSDILKKLNMQDRNFGWTVEMQIKAAKLGLRCVEVPVSYKKRIGVSKVSGTISGSIRAGWKILYTIGKLHSK